A genomic window from Bdellovibrio sp. SKB1291214 includes:
- a CDS encoding organic hydroperoxide resistance protein, with protein sequence MSKLYTAVATANGGRNGKVESSDGVLNLEVRIPKEMGGSGGAFTNPEQLFAAGYAACFDSALNFVAMQQKLKITSAVTAEVGIGPNDKGGFALAVKLRAKIEGIERAIAHQLLDTAHLVCPYSNATRGNIPVTIELV encoded by the coding sequence ATGAGTAAGCTCTATACTGCAGTGGCAACTGCAAATGGTGGACGTAACGGTAAAGTAGAAAGCTCCGACGGCGTCCTTAATCTTGAAGTGCGCATCCCTAAAGAAATGGGCGGTTCGGGCGGTGCTTTTACCAATCCGGAGCAACTGTTCGCGGCGGGATATGCGGCGTGTTTTGATAGCGCACTTAATTTCGTGGCCATGCAACAGAAATTAAAAATTACTTCGGCTGTAACTGCTGAGGTTGGTATCGGGCCAAATGATAAAGGTGGCTTTGCCCTGGCGGTTAAGCTGCGTGCGAAAATCGAAGGCATCGAACGCGCCATCGCCCACCAGCTTTTGGATACAGCCCACTTGGTGTGCCCTTATTCCAATGCCACTCGAGGCAATATCCCCGTAACCATTGAGCTTGTCTGA
- the rlmN gene encoding 23S rRNA (adenine(2503)-C(2))-methyltransferase RlmN, with protein sequence MEFTEATTSATLAPINYTDDNVAKPLENKPANFYSMTLEDLKAYLKGKGKEQFRAQQIFKWVYEQRVTDPEQMSNLSKDFRAELPKLLSFELPKTLTHLKSVDGTQKFLFDMGDNQSVESVVIPSEGRLTLCISSEVGCNIGCKFCFTGKQKLKRRLRTEDIVGQFMQVHDSLAEGQRITNIVFMGMGEPLDNPEAVFKTIDVIHSPWGINLSRKKITVSTSGIVPEMWRIADAKVRLAVSLNAPTDEIRSQVMPINKKWNTTMLLEACKQYTDKTGDKVTFEYVMLKGVTDSIENARQVAKLTRGVPCKINIIPFNEHPGAPYERPSDATIEAFHTELNRLGCHVLLRRSMGRDIFAACGQLNSTHKEENATMDISNSQLAGMPKAKRQLMAEHKAEHAAKNAAFAAMSFENETELN encoded by the coding sequence ATGGAATTCACTGAAGCGACGACAAGCGCGACTCTTGCGCCAATCAATTACACTGACGACAACGTCGCAAAGCCCCTAGAGAACAAACCCGCAAACTTCTATTCCATGACTTTGGAAGATTTGAAAGCCTACCTAAAAGGTAAAGGCAAAGAGCAATTCCGTGCTCAACAAATCTTCAAATGGGTTTACGAGCAACGCGTGACAGATCCGGAACAAATGTCAAACCTGTCTAAGGACTTCCGCGCGGAACTTCCAAAACTTCTTTCTTTCGAACTTCCTAAAACTTTGACTCACTTGAAATCTGTCGACGGAACTCAAAAGTTCCTTTTCGACATGGGCGATAACCAAAGCGTTGAGTCCGTGGTGATTCCTTCTGAGGGTCGTCTGACTCTTTGTATTTCTTCTGAAGTGGGCTGCAATATTGGCTGCAAATTCTGTTTCACCGGTAAGCAAAAATTAAAGCGCAGACTTCGTACCGAAGACATCGTGGGTCAGTTCATGCAAGTTCATGATTCTTTGGCTGAAGGTCAACGCATCACGAACATCGTTTTCATGGGTATGGGCGAACCTTTGGACAATCCAGAAGCAGTTTTCAAAACGATCGACGTGATCCATTCTCCATGGGGTATTAATTTGTCCCGTAAGAAAATCACGGTTTCAACTTCTGGTATCGTTCCAGAAATGTGGCGTATCGCTGATGCGAAAGTTCGTTTGGCGGTGAGTTTGAATGCTCCAACTGACGAAATCCGCAGCCAAGTTATGCCGATCAATAAAAAATGGAACACGACAATGTTGCTGGAAGCTTGTAAGCAGTACACTGACAAAACTGGCGACAAGGTCACGTTTGAATACGTGATGTTAAAAGGTGTAACGGATTCCATCGAAAATGCGCGCCAAGTGGCGAAGTTGACTCGTGGTGTGCCATGCAAAATCAATATCATTCCTTTCAACGAACATCCGGGTGCTCCCTACGAGCGTCCTTCTGACGCCACAATCGAAGCCTTCCACACGGAATTAAATCGCTTAGGTTGTCATGTCCTTCTTCGTCGTTCTATGGGACGCGATATCTTCGCAGCTTGCGGTCAATTGAACAGCACGCACAAAGAAGAAAACGCGACGATGGATATCTCCAACTCTCAACTGGCGGGTATGCCAAAAGCAAAACGGCAGTTGATGGCAGAGCATAAAGCAGAACATGCGGCTAAAAATGCGGCATTTGCTGCAATGAGCTTTGAAAACGAAACAGAACTTAATTAG
- a CDS encoding hemerythrin domain-containing protein has translation MEHLNHPKAHPDDIIQLIKKDHKPLKSLLAILKNDNVPYLEKKDAFQKLAPLLEAHMKPEQETWYKSLKHDHAFTVEITEGELEHRLADQICKDMKITTNERSFMSKAKVLAEMVDHHIKVEERDLLPDFESATTLDERIELGLIYLEMQQRIESLQNAERHQFSASSLNDMQG, from the coding sequence ATGGAACATCTGAATCATCCCAAAGCTCATCCAGATGACATCATCCAGTTGATCAAAAAAGATCACAAACCGTTGAAGAGTCTCCTGGCAATTTTGAAAAACGACAATGTACCGTATCTAGAAAAAAAAGACGCATTCCAAAAACTCGCACCACTGTTAGAGGCCCACATGAAGCCCGAACAGGAAACATGGTACAAGAGCCTTAAGCATGACCATGCATTCACGGTTGAGATCACAGAAGGCGAATTGGAACATCGCCTGGCCGATCAAATTTGCAAGGACATGAAAATAACTACGAATGAACGTTCGTTTATGTCCAAAGCCAAAGTCCTTGCAGAAATGGTTGATCACCATATCAAGGTGGAAGAAAGGGACCTTCTGCCTGATTTTGAATCTGCCACGACGCTTGATGAACGCATCGAGCTCGGTCTGATTTATTTGGAAATGCAACAGCGAATTGAATCCCTGCAAAATGCCGAACGCCACCAGTTCTCAGCTTCTTCGCTCAACGATATGCAGGGTTAG
- a CDS encoding S1 family peptidase, with amino-acid sequence MRSNLLKHLTSLSTMTPPRVSLPVFVALLALYSLPSQAIVGGQLVPPSAELAKHTVAIYAASNASTCTGTLIAPDIVVTAAHCLIRPKGDLTVIFGTDSVEALKDSSRTRKVIATAISPEFSRSEYGDLGLIKMASPAPAGYTPVPYAKSVMTPESILMATSSMTTVGLGEHVSFTFEKPFILAGYGFFKQETIKVDRNDPRLQPAIQEGRGGCNDYKTVCRIEIIGHDKKLRVTSVLMQTMNPMALILDETHGRGTCYGDSGGPAFVLDENKRFILVGVNSGGDGSGDCGHAPGIKSLVSYFAPWIEDTIRSGF; translated from the coding sequence ATGAGAAGCAACCTATTGAAGCATTTGACTAGTTTATCGACAATGACGCCGCCAAGGGTGTCACTGCCTGTTTTTGTGGCTCTTTTGGCACTTTACAGCCTTCCCTCCCAAGCTATCGTGGGAGGTCAATTGGTTCCCCCTTCTGCGGAGCTAGCGAAACACACTGTTGCCATTTATGCTGCATCGAACGCATCGACTTGTACTGGAACTTTGATTGCTCCGGATATTGTGGTGACCGCAGCTCACTGTTTGATCCGTCCTAAGGGTGACCTGACAGTGATTTTCGGTACTGACTCTGTCGAGGCTTTGAAGGACTCCTCTCGCACTCGCAAAGTGATTGCAACAGCAATCAGTCCTGAATTTTCTAGATCTGAATACGGCGATCTTGGCTTAATCAAAATGGCTTCACCAGCCCCTGCGGGTTATACACCCGTGCCTTACGCTAAAAGTGTGATGACTCCCGAAAGTATCTTGATGGCAACTTCTTCGATGACGACGGTAGGCTTGGGCGAGCACGTTTCATTTACTTTCGAAAAACCTTTTATTCTTGCGGGATATGGTTTTTTCAAACAAGAGACCATCAAAGTAGATCGCAATGATCCCCGTCTGCAACCTGCCATTCAAGAAGGTCGAGGTGGCTGCAACGATTATAAAACTGTCTGCAGAATCGAAATTATCGGTCATGATAAAAAACTGCGCGTGACTTCCGTTCTGATGCAAACCATGAATCCTATGGCGTTGATCTTAGACGAAACACACGGCCGTGGCACTTGCTATGGGGATTCGGGTGGACCGGCATTTGTTTTAGATGAAAATAAACGCTTTATTCTGGTGGGTGTAAATAGCGGTGGAGATGGTTCGGGAGATTGCGGTCACGCTCCTGGAATCAAATCTCTGGTTTCCTATTTTGCACCTTGGATCGAAGACACGATCAGATCTGGTTTCTAA
- a CDS encoding DOPA 4,5-dioxygenase family protein, whose translation MEKSYKVNSKLLPEGFPRQFDAHVYFSADQMEFAESLRQKAIVSFKDQEVFTGHLIPEPIGPHPVPMFEINFPKEKFTDVVLWLMRERGDLSVLVHELTGDDLYDHTQAAMWLGPQVDLNYEVFKD comes from the coding sequence ATGGAAAAGTCCTACAAGGTAAATTCTAAGCTGCTGCCGGAGGGATTCCCGAGGCAGTTTGATGCGCACGTTTACTTTAGTGCGGATCAAATGGAATTTGCGGAGTCACTTCGTCAGAAGGCGATTGTCTCATTCAAAGATCAAGAAGTTTTCACTGGGCATCTGATTCCAGAACCTATTGGACCTCATCCGGTTCCTATGTTTGAAATTAATTTTCCCAAAGAGAAATTCACCGACGTGGTATTATGGTTAATGCGCGAACGCGGTGATTTGTCGGTCTTAGTTCACGAGCTAACGGGTGATGATCTTTATGATCATACTCAGGCAGCGATGTGGTTGGGCCCACAGGTAGATCTCAATTACGAGGTCTTCAAAGATTAG
- the rfaE1 gene encoding D-glycero-beta-D-manno-heptose-7-phosphate kinase: MTAPVQAKLGPQEKDLLIKQIPALKGRKILIIGDVGLDEYVMGQVRRISPEAPVPVLEVDGEDKRLGLAANVAQNVASLGGVPMMVSVVGDDTGASLLKELSVKNGVSWEYMIVDKERPTTRKTRVMTGHHHLVRVDYELKKYLSEQTELKLLAMVEKHVAAADCVIIEDYAKGVISRNVVAKVSEICKKAGKKLMVDPHRNNPGNFYQGVDLIKPNYDEAVVLTGLDFDDLKGNPNKVVEVGRALQKITGAKEVVLTRGKDGMTIFSGDQITEVPTYAQKVFDVTGAGDTVIAALALGLVSGLSLVHSCMLANNAAGVVVGKVGCVPCEIPELIEYINEVH, from the coding sequence ATGACAGCACCTGTACAAGCCAAATTAGGACCTCAAGAAAAAGACCTTTTGATCAAGCAGATCCCTGCTTTGAAAGGCAGAAAAATCCTCATCATCGGGGACGTTGGTTTGGACGAATATGTGATGGGGCAAGTTCGCCGCATCAGCCCTGAAGCTCCAGTTCCAGTTCTTGAAGTGGACGGCGAAGACAAACGTTTGGGTCTTGCTGCCAACGTCGCACAAAATGTCGCAAGTCTTGGCGGTGTTCCGATGATGGTTTCTGTGGTGGGGGACGACACAGGAGCAAGCTTGCTTAAAGAATTAAGTGTGAAAAACGGCGTCAGCTGGGAATACATGATCGTGGATAAAGAGCGTCCAACAACACGCAAAACTCGCGTGATGACAGGTCATCACCACTTGGTACGTGTGGATTATGAATTAAAAAAATACCTATCCGAGCAAACTGAATTGAAACTATTGGCGATGGTGGAAAAGCATGTCGCTGCCGCTGACTGCGTGATCATCGAGGATTATGCTAAAGGCGTGATCTCTCGCAATGTGGTAGCCAAGGTTTCTGAGATCTGCAAAAAAGCTGGCAAAAAATTGATGGTCGATCCACACCGCAATAATCCAGGCAACTTCTATCAAGGTGTTGATTTGATCAAACCTAACTATGACGAAGCTGTTGTGTTGACGGGGCTTGATTTCGACGACTTGAAAGGCAACCCGAACAAGGTTGTGGAAGTCGGCCGTGCTCTGCAAAAAATCACGGGCGCTAAAGAAGTCGTTCTGACTCGTGGTAAAGACGGTATGACGATTTTCTCGGGCGATCAAATCACCGAAGTTCCAACCTACGCTCAAAAAGTTTTCGACGTTACAGGTGCGGGTGACACTGTCATCGCGGCCCTGGCATTGGGCTTGGTCAGCGGCCTTTCGTTGGTTCACAGCTGCATGCTAGCGAATAATGCCGCCGGCGTTGTCGTCGGCAAAGTCGGTTGCGTCCCTTGTGAAATCCCAGAGCTTATCGAATACATCAACGAAGTCCATTAA
- a CDS encoding alpha-ketoglutarate-dependent dioxygenase AlkB, giving the protein MFKSKGKPQGKGPAFKSPSRSGKPGHRNGDERKATANLIYEQNYISPREKEEILNYLNTLYPIWEMRYSKNNPPPENQKQRPLLRPVYWLGNWQFACLNYYHPPKGIYNRCVTGERYPAILQYLVQKIESLVKEKFDPRDIPRGWTLNTCLINYYGNQIQEDGKKVDCARVGEHKDFEPGPVASISFGERALFQFVSSKGTESKSDVVLQQWLDDSSLQIFGGEKFKKQLFHRVQRVEDKNDQVFPLNDIQNFETRRINFTFRYVPDEHIVPFKKLSAEAQEDVQQYMEKLAEKSPFFKSQL; this is encoded by the coding sequence ATGTTCAAATCCAAAGGCAAACCTCAGGGCAAAGGCCCTGCATTCAAATCACCTTCCCGTAGCGGAAAGCCGGGCCATCGCAATGGCGACGAGCGCAAAGCCACTGCGAATTTGATTTATGAACAAAACTACATCAGCCCTAGGGAAAAAGAAGAAATTCTTAATTATTTGAACACGCTCTACCCCATCTGGGAAATGCGTTACTCTAAAAACAATCCTCCACCTGAAAACCAAAAGCAAAGACCCCTTCTGCGTCCCGTTTACTGGTTGGGTAACTGGCAATTTGCTTGCCTGAATTACTATCATCCACCAAAAGGTATCTATAATCGCTGCGTAACTGGCGAACGCTATCCCGCGATTTTGCAGTATTTGGTTCAGAAAATTGAAAGCTTAGTGAAAGAGAAATTCGATCCCCGCGATATTCCCCGTGGATGGACATTGAACACCTGCTTGATTAATTACTATGGCAATCAAATCCAAGAGGACGGCAAGAAGGTCGACTGCGCCCGCGTGGGAGAGCATAAAGACTTTGAACCTGGCCCCGTTGCCTCGATCTCTTTTGGTGAGCGTGCGCTTTTTCAATTCGTTTCCAGCAAGGGTACGGAATCCAAATCAGACGTGGTTTTGCAACAGTGGTTGGACGATAGCTCTTTGCAAATTTTTGGTGGCGAAAAATTTAAAAAGCAACTTTTCCACCGCGTGCAACGTGTGGAAGACAAAAATGATCAGGTATTCCCACTGAACGACATTCAAAATTTTGAAACTCGCAGAATCAATTTCACATTCCGCTATGTACCTGACGAACACATCGTTCCCTTCAAAAAGCTCTCTGCAGAAGCCCAAGAGGACGTTCAACAGTATATGGAAAAACTCGCGGAAAAATCGCCTTTCTTTAAATCACAGCTCTAG
- a CDS encoding MarR family winged helix-turn-helix transcriptional regulator: MNKKLLLENQLCFPIYAASRLITQLYTEHFKAFDLTYPQYLVFMVLWEKAPRKVTEIADLLLLDTGTITPLIKRMEKRGWVERKRSTQDERSVEVHLTAEGRKMEKNFSSVPDAMVCNLNCKRSELDSLRASLIKLNEQMKITLEGGHHE; this comes from the coding sequence ATGAACAAGAAACTGCTTTTAGAAAATCAGTTGTGCTTCCCGATCTACGCGGCCTCCCGTTTGATCACTCAGCTTTATACTGAACACTTTAAAGCGTTTGACCTAACTTATCCGCAGTACTTGGTATTTATGGTTTTGTGGGAAAAAGCTCCGCGCAAGGTGACAGAAATAGCGGATCTGTTGCTGCTAGATACGGGAACGATCACTCCCCTCATTAAACGCATGGAAAAGCGCGGATGGGTGGAGCGCAAACGTTCGACCCAGGACGAGCGTTCCGTTGAAGTTCATCTGACAGCTGAAGGGCGCAAGATGGAAAAGAACTTTTCCTCGGTACCCGACGCGATGGTTTGCAATCTGAATTGCAAACGCAGTGAGCTCGACAGTCTTCGAGCCAGTTTAATTAAGTTAAATGAGCAAATGAAAATTACCTTAGAAGGAGGTCATCATGAGTAA
- a CDS encoding PfkB family carbohydrate kinase translates to MSEILVVGSLAYDSIQTPSGKADRALGGSANYFSLAASLFSKVRVVGVVGEDYDQKDYDLLNNRGVDLTGLSKVPGKTFHWAGSYEGDMNEAKTLNTELNVFEHFNPQLPEHYKDSSFVFLANIAPELQLQVLSQVKQPKFVGLDTMNLWINIKKDALLEVVKKVNLVLINETEAKMLTGASNAISAAPLITAMGPSAVVIKRGEYGFAMYTKEAGYFILPAMPIPTVIDPTGAGDTFAGGFFGYIAAQKEVPTVNTLKQACIMGSMMASHTIQDFSVKALSKVTLADLEKRLAEYKKVITV, encoded by the coding sequence ATGTCTGAAATTTTAGTAGTAGGAAGCCTTGCATACGACTCAATTCAAACTCCATCTGGCAAAGCAGACCGTGCTTTGGGTGGTTCTGCGAATTACTTCTCTTTGGCAGCGTCTTTGTTTTCTAAAGTGCGTGTTGTCGGTGTTGTTGGTGAAGACTACGACCAAAAGGACTACGATCTATTAAACAACCGCGGCGTTGATTTAACAGGGCTTTCGAAAGTTCCTGGTAAGACATTCCACTGGGCTGGATCATATGAAGGTGACATGAACGAAGCGAAAACTCTGAACACAGAGTTGAACGTGTTCGAGCATTTCAATCCGCAATTGCCAGAGCACTACAAAGACTCTTCTTTCGTATTCTTGGCAAACATTGCTCCAGAACTTCAATTGCAAGTTTTGTCTCAAGTAAAACAGCCTAAATTCGTAGGTCTTGATACAATGAATCTTTGGATCAATATCAAGAAAGACGCTTTGCTTGAAGTAGTTAAAAAAGTGAACTTGGTATTAATCAATGAAACTGAAGCAAAAATGCTTACTGGTGCTTCAAACGCGATCTCTGCAGCTCCATTGATCACGGCGATGGGACCTTCTGCAGTCGTTATCAAACGTGGTGAATATGGTTTTGCAATGTACACGAAAGAAGCTGGATACTTTATCTTGCCAGCAATGCCGATCCCAACAGTGATCGATCCAACTGGTGCAGGTGATACTTTCGCCGGTGGTTTCTTCGGTTACATCGCAGCTCAAAAAGAAGTTCCAACAGTGAACACCTTGAAACAAGCTTGCATCATGGGTTCAATGATGGCTTCTCACACGATCCAAGATTTCTCTGTCAAAGCTCTTTCAAAAGTGACTTTGGCAGACTTGGAAAAGCGTCTGGCTGAATACAAAAAAGTTATCACGGTTTAA
- a CDS encoding glucose-6-phosphate isomerase: MLEITQAKHTNPENLIQECQSSLKLFLQRKEIGFPQLVERINLWQQSHKTGADFAAKFKKLVIVGLGGSSLGTRVIREVFNAHNVFFVDNVDALVFETLIDELGDLKDVAWAFISKSGTTIESLCALELLDQVYKDEGLHLPTNSIVISETKSSSLTEWARKHNVPECEIPLDIGGRFSVLSPVGMFPAAFMGLDLEKFRVGAKRALLDTATVTQTMAQVIQSYGRDEWITLLWSYSSRMKDFGGWFAQLWAESLGKPVTRAGTPAPRVSTPIAAIGASDQHSILQQVMEGTKDKFVIFQRVEEAEGGSLKIKTAQFKETMDLQGRTMGELLKAEALATQEALVANGVSTMTLKTKTLDEETLGYLFMFWQLVVAGLGEYLKIDAFNQPGVEAGKVLAKAKLKK; this comes from the coding sequence ATGTTGGAAATCACGCAGGCTAAACACACCAATCCCGAAAATCTTATTCAGGAATGCCAGTCTTCTTTGAAATTGTTTTTGCAAAGAAAAGAGATCGGCTTCCCACAACTTGTTGAGCGTATCAACTTGTGGCAACAATCTCACAAAACGGGAGCCGATTTCGCGGCGAAGTTTAAAAAACTAGTCATTGTCGGTCTTGGCGGGTCTTCCCTAGGAACTCGTGTTATTCGCGAAGTGTTCAACGCTCACAACGTTTTCTTTGTTGATAACGTGGATGCCTTGGTATTTGAAACTTTGATTGATGAGTTGGGCGACCTCAAAGATGTTGCATGGGCCTTTATCTCTAAAAGCGGTACAACGATTGAATCATTATGTGCCTTGGAACTTCTGGATCAAGTGTACAAAGACGAAGGTCTTCACCTTCCAACAAACTCCATCGTCATTTCTGAAACAAAATCTAGTTCTTTGACGGAGTGGGCTCGTAAGCACAATGTGCCTGAGTGTGAGATTCCACTTGATATCGGCGGTCGTTTCTCTGTGCTTTCTCCAGTAGGTATGTTCCCGGCAGCTTTCATGGGCCTGGATCTGGAAAAATTCCGTGTTGGTGCAAAACGCGCACTTCTTGATACCGCGACTGTGACTCAAACAATGGCCCAAGTAATTCAATCATACGGTCGTGACGAGTGGATCACATTGTTGTGGTCATACAGTTCTCGTATGAAAGATTTTGGTGGTTGGTTTGCTCAGTTGTGGGCAGAGTCTTTGGGTAAACCGGTGACTCGTGCTGGAACTCCAGCTCCTCGCGTATCCACACCAATCGCAGCTATCGGTGCTTCTGATCAGCACTCGATCCTTCAACAAGTGATGGAGGGTACGAAAGATAAATTCGTGATCTTCCAACGCGTGGAAGAGGCTGAGGGCGGTTCACTAAAAATTAAAACTGCTCAATTTAAAGAAACCATGGATTTGCAAGGTCGCACGATGGGCGAGTTGCTAAAAGCCGAAGCCTTAGCAACCCAAGAAGCCCTGGTCGCGAACGGAGTTTCCACCATGACTTTGAAGACAAAAACATTGGACGAAGAAACTTTGGGTTACTTGTTCATGTTCTGGCAATTAGTCGTTGCAGGCTTGGGCGAATACTTGAAAATCGATGCGTTCAATCAGCCAGGTGTGGAAGCCGGCAAAGTTTTGGCAAAAGCAAAACTTAAAAAGTAA
- a CDS encoding metallophosphoesterase produces the protein MEPTSPVAESSEGGAVVAKPAPVKKIKVVISDLHLGKGRLLAEGGINSLEEFYYGDKLVEFIHYYSTGVYRDYEVELIINGDFFNFLQCDYKGHFLSVITEAVTLDILKDIVKGHENVFKAMAEFAAKPGKSITYIVGNHDQGMLWPACRAYVNQVVGAPVRFKNIVYFFDGVHIEHGHMHEAANRMDPKKFFLKKNLVEPILNLPFGSHFFLEVVLRIKQTYPHIDKIRPFGKMVRWALLNETMTMVKAFFMANKYFLRSVFVKDSRRNWPMKRIIQVILESAIFPDLSESARKILGDDRVHTVVFGHTHVYQYRQWSEHKEYFNTGTWTEITSLDIVSLGKITKLTYCLIEYPEDGGRPRGRLKEWKGYHRIEEDVAIS, from the coding sequence ATGGAACCCACATCACCCGTAGCAGAATCCAGCGAAGGCGGCGCAGTCGTTGCCAAGCCCGCACCTGTTAAAAAAATTAAGGTGGTTATCAGCGATTTGCATCTGGGCAAGGGACGCCTTTTGGCGGAAGGTGGGATCAACTCTCTCGAGGAGTTTTACTACGGCGATAAACTCGTAGAATTCATCCATTACTATTCAACAGGTGTGTACCGTGATTATGAAGTAGAACTCATTATCAACGGCGACTTCTTTAACTTCTTGCAGTGCGATTACAAAGGGCACTTCCTCTCCGTTATCACGGAGGCTGTGACTCTTGATATTCTGAAAGACATCGTTAAAGGCCATGAGAACGTCTTTAAAGCCATGGCGGAGTTTGCTGCCAAGCCTGGAAAATCAATCACCTATATCGTGGGAAATCACGATCAAGGGATGCTGTGGCCTGCTTGTCGGGCCTATGTGAATCAAGTGGTGGGTGCGCCAGTTCGTTTTAAAAACATCGTGTACTTCTTTGATGGGGTGCATATCGAACACGGTCACATGCATGAAGCCGCAAATCGTATGGATCCCAAAAAGTTTTTCCTAAAAAAGAATTTGGTGGAGCCCATCCTGAATTTGCCGTTTGGCTCGCACTTCTTTTTGGAAGTGGTGTTAAGGATTAAACAAACCTATCCCCATATCGATAAAATTCGTCCGTTTGGTAAAATGGTTCGGTGGGCGCTACTTAATGAAACCATGACGATGGTCAAAGCTTTCTTTATGGCGAACAAGTACTTCCTTAGAAGCGTGTTCGTAAAGGACTCCCGCCGTAACTGGCCCATGAAACGGATTATCCAAGTCATCCTGGAAAGCGCTATCTTCCCGGATTTGAGTGAATCAGCGCGTAAAATTCTGGGCGATGACCGAGTGCATACGGTGGTTTTTGGACACACTCACGTTTACCAGTATCGTCAATGGTCGGAACACAAAGAATATTTTAACACAGGAACGTGGACTGAGATCACTTCTTTAGATATCGTGTCACTTGGAAAAATCACGAAACTGACCTATTGCTTGATTGAATACCCGGAAGACGGAGGACGCCCACGGGGTCGTCTGAAAGAGTGGAAGGGTTATCACCGGATCGAGGAAGACGTCGCGATTTCGTAG
- a CDS encoding aminoglycoside phosphotransferase family protein gives MISRDSNLYKNIVTTWKAQGEQWLLQFPSHIQKIEALWNLEPIKPLDNLSFHFVGTSIRKSDGIEVVVKTGCDIESLDRERQWLRHFGGVAAQVIESDKALGATLMERLIPGETLKQSKQFSDDEQTIILANMIRELNSRSIISGAFKHIAELSKDLDVLKGAVDSRMLDKAKGIISELTLDRSQDCLLHGDLHHDNVLKHKHSWKVIDPHGYVGDPTFEMAVMMYNPLDSYPVNRPLRKTLERRMEILNEHINFDMQKMKAWAFAAAMISTAWDYGDTKKLLGIPFLVAQELRS, from the coding sequence TTGATCTCTCGCGATTCAAATCTTTATAAGAACATCGTGACCACTTGGAAAGCCCAGGGGGAGCAGTGGCTTTTACAATTTCCCTCTCATATTCAAAAGATTGAAGCGCTTTGGAATCTTGAGCCCATCAAGCCCCTCGACAATTTATCCTTTCATTTTGTGGGGACCTCGATCCGTAAATCTGACGGCATTGAAGTCGTCGTTAAAACGGGTTGCGACATTGAATCTTTAGATCGTGAGCGCCAATGGCTGCGCCACTTTGGTGGGGTTGCGGCTCAAGTTATTGAATCCGACAAAGCGCTTGGTGCCACCCTGATGGAGCGTTTAATTCCCGGCGAGACATTGAAACAATCAAAACAGTTCAGTGACGACGAGCAGACGATCATTCTTGCGAACATGATCCGCGAGTTGAACTCGCGCTCGATCATCAGTGGTGCCTTTAAGCATATCGCGGAACTTTCTAAGGACTTGGACGTTCTAAAGGGCGCTGTTGATTCACGCATGTTAGACAAAGCCAAGGGAATCATCTCGGAGCTGACTCTGGATCGTTCCCAGGATTGCCTTCTTCATGGCGATCTTCATCACGACAATGTTTTGAAACATAAGCATTCTTGGAAAGTCATTGATCCCCACGGCTATGTCGGTGATCCAACATTTGAGATGGCCGTGATGATGTACAATCCTTTGGATTCTTATCCCGTGAATCGACCTTTAAGGAAAACCTTGGAACGTCGAATGGAGATTCTCAATGAGCATATCAACTTCGATATGCAGAAAATGAAGGCGTGGGCCTTCGCGGCCGCAATGATTTCAACAGCTTGGGATTATGGTGATACTAAAAAGCTGTTGGGTATTCCATTTTTAGTTGCGCAGGAGCTGCGTTCTTGA